ACCTGAAATTAGGAATTTCAGTTGAAAACAAAAATATGATAGCAACTTCCTAACCAATTTCTTCCaattgcaattaaaattaaaaacattatttgtgtTTGTTGCAATTGAAATACAAATCGTATGTGTCAGGAAGGAAGAAGAAATTAGGTTTTGTAAGAAAATTTAGGTTTTGAATCTGGTGACATCAAAAGACATAAAAAATAATAAAGTTTTTGTGTTTTTTGTTATGTTTTTAATTTGGGAATTAGTAAGCTAAttgtatatgatgatgatgatgatgatgattattgaaGACGgaatttttaagtttttaatttagaATTTGGGGTTTTTAAAATTaggttcttatttttttttttgtgatgttTTTTTTgtgtgatgaagatgaagatgtgaGTAGAGGAGATAAGACTTAACAGAAAAATTTAGCTGAACGTTAATTTGCGGGAACAaccacaaacttttattacatattAACCTGATACCTTCTCTAACAAGTTTCTTAGTACATACAATAGATTATAATAGTTGAATGTATATAATAGGAGATTTGAAAATTGGATGCATACAACAGAAATTCAGTGAAAGTTTaatgcattttcaaacaatttttCCTTCAACATATTACTAGTTAAACGAAATAACAATAAATTTTAGGAAAAAACCGCTGAGGAAAAAATGAAACAATAACTCACGTTGAGTTTTAGCATATTTATATAATACTCCTTCAGTCCCATAAAAAGAGTCCACATTGCTATTTATATCTGTCCCAAATTAAGTGTCCCTTACTCAAAATAACAATAAAAAGTCACTAAAACTCCAATTTTACCCTTTTTATATATGGAAGTGAGCAAAACATTTACTCATAATTTCTCCTCTCACTTATTTTGTTAAGGAAACTAATTAATTCGGAAACATATTATTCAAAGGATAAAATAGACTTTTGAACAAGATATTTTAAATTCAACTTTTTTTTATTGGTGAACACTCTTTTGAGACGGAGGAAGTAATTCCTTTGCCCCTATTTGGGTTCTACATTGAGTCATAGTTTATAAATTCAGAAGAAACTTATAACAGTTAATCAATTAATGACAAGAATTTAAACAATTGCAAAAAAGCATTCAAAGTTTAATGATTACCTCAATAAGAATTAAGTATGCGGAATTAAACaagtctaattattattatttttttatttttttttttttggccaaaAAAAGGAAGAATTGCATTAATAGATAtcttcatcaaaacaatgaagaTATGAGACAAATTACAATGACAAAGATATACTCGGTCATGAGAAAGATTACAACAAAAAGCCGAAAAAACTAATAACATAATAGAAAAGGATTTTGTTCCCAAACGTAAGAGTGTAATCCATGACAAAACTTGAGATTGGTGGCCCATAAGAAAACCTTTAGCCTGATATTTTGAACCAAAACCGAACGACAAATAAACTTCCCGTTGAAGATGTAATCGTTTCGCGCCATCCAAATTGCCCAAATTGTAGCGGGTCCGATCAACTTCCAAAATTTTGAAGCATTGATTCCCATGCCGAAGAACCAATCAAATGAGAAAGCTTCTAATGATCCCGGGATGACCCATCGAATATTCCACCAACGGAAGAGATCGTTCCAAATATTAGAAGACCACTTATAATGCAATAAGAGATGATTGACCGTTTCGGGTTCGTTCAAACACCAAACACATAAACGAGAATGAGTGGAAGGTAAGATATGTCGATTGATCAAGATTTCTCTAACGGGTATGCTGTTAAGAATTGCGAGCCAATGAAAAATCATAATCTTAGACGGAACATTATTACCCCAAATAACTTTAGGCCACGTTGGAGAAACAGTATTGTTTGACTGCATCAAAATTCTGATAGCGTCGGACACCGTGTATAACCCATCTGCAGCAGTGGACCAAACAACCTGATCAGGGACAGATTCATTTAAATGCAAGGCTGCCAGCATTTCAAAGAGTCGAGGAGAGATGAATCAAGGGAAGTGAGGGGAGGGTCAAATGTAAGTTCCACCCTTCCTGTTGAACCGCAAGATTACGAGGATGCCGAAAGCAAGACACGGTAGCTAGAGGAGTAATGCAATGGACAAAGAGAGAAGGATACAGGTCTTTTAGAATGCCCCCATCGAACCACAAATCATGCCAAAAAAGTATATTCGTCCCGTTGCCCAAATTCCACTTCCAAATGTTAGGACCCAATATAGAATGGAGTGAGTGATCATTTTGCAAGTGAATTAAATCCTTCCAAATTGGAGATAGTTGTGAAGTTTGTAGGGAAGAGACGTTGTTCATGAGTTTACCCCTAAAAGAATAACCAAAGGAGGATGTAACAATCGATTTCCAAAGACATTGCTTGTTGGTGTTTAACCTTGCCCACCATTTAGCTAACATAGCTAAATTCTTGATCCGTAGAGGCGTAATCCCCAAACCACCCATATCTTTAGGAAGACACACCGCCTCCCATTTAACCAAACAACTTTTCTTCTTTAGGCAATCGCCACCCCAAAGAAAATTCCTTCGATATCTTTCAAGTTGCTTGATGATAGACAAAGGTGCTTTATAAAGAGACATGTAGTGAAGAGGTAAATTGGAGATGACCGCGTTAACCATCACAAGTCGTCCTCCAAAATAAAGGCATCTACCCTTCCACCCGGCAAGTTTCTTTTTGAACTTATTGACGATAGGATCCCACATAGAAATACGATTAGAAGTGAGACCGATTGGGACACCTAAGTAATCCATTGGAAAAATGCCAACTTTACAATCGAATATGGCCTAGAAGGAAATCATTTCCTCTTTAGAGACATGGTTACCATATAAAGTGGTCTTGATGGCATTCATTTGTAACCCGGATAAATGGTAAAAAATCCCCATAATGTATTTGATGCGATTAAGTTCACGAAAATTCAGTTGAGCAAAAATGATAGTATCGTCCGCGAATTGAGAATGGTTGATAACTAAATCATGCCCAAATTTACACCCTTCCAACAAACCATTAGATAAATCCCTTGAAAGCAACTTACTCAAGATTTCGGATACAATGATGAAGAGGGAGGAAGATAAAGGATCGCCTTGCCTTAAGCCCCGTTTCATGATGCATTCTCGTGACGGAGAACCGTTCAAAAGAACCAAAAAGTGAATGTTGGAGATGCACGTTTCAACCCATGATATGAATTTGGACCCGAATCACATCTTGTGTAAAACCGTGATTAAAAATTCGTGTGATATGCAATCATACGCTTTTGAGAAGTCGATTTTTAGCAAAAGAATGGGAGACTTCTTTTTCTTTGCTAAGTGTACCACTTCGTTAACAACCATGACCCCGTCCATGAGAAGTCTTGATGGTACAAAACCGTTTTGGTTTTCACTAATAATAGACGGGATTGCAACTTTTAGCCGATTTGCAAGAGTTTTGGCCAATATCTTGTAGGGAGCATTAATAAGACTAATAGGGCGAAGGTGTTCAATATTTCTAGCCGAATTCGATTTGGGAATTAAGACTATGAAAGAAGAATTGAAACCTTTAAGGAAAGAGGGATATTCATGAAATTGAAAAAACATATCCATGATATTGTCTTCTAAAAAATGCCAACCCTTTTTAAAAAATTGCAACGAAAAACCATCGGGGCCGGGTGCTTTGTTTCCATCAAAACCTTTAATAACATTAGAGACTTCAGAGGCTGTAAAATGAGCCTCGAGAGACTCGCGAATACTAACAGTAACCTGAGCCAAATTCAGTGTATCCCAATCGACATCAATGACCTCAGACAGTGAATTGGAGGCTTTGAATAGAGATTCATAAAACGAGATTGCATATTCTTTGACGATTGGAGGATCATCGACCCACGCGTTATCAATTTGCATACCTGCGATGTAGGACGATTGCTGTTTGATCCGAGAGATGAGGTGAAAGAAACGAGTATTCTTGTCACCAAGATTTAGCCAATGAAAATGAGAATGAAGTCCTCTTTTTGATTCAAGCCTAATGTTGAACCGTTTTTTGCGTTGTTTCAAGGCTGCCAAATCAGCAGCTTCTGTATCAAGCAGGTCACGAAACTTATAACAATATTTTAACCTTTGAATCTCTAGATCGCATTGTTTGATAGTGAATTCATCTTGAGTCTGTAGGGTGGACTTCCAACTTTTTAGATCGGCTTTAAGCAACCTTAAATTTTTCCCAATGATAAACGCAGCCCAGCCCTGAACGTTATAATTATTCCAATGATTTTCGCACAGCTCTACAAACCCTTTACATGAGAACCAAGTATTGTTGAATTTAAAAGGCTTAATACCCCACGAAATCAATTTTTTGCCCCATATAATGGGCTTATGATCAGAACGGTCGGGAAGATCTGTTTGAAGAATCGTATCGGGCCAAAGTTGAGCCCACACGGAGTTGATAAGAAATCTGTCAATTCGAGACAGTTTCCCTTGGGGACCTTCCCAAGTAAAATTATCATTTGAAAGCGGTTGATCAAAAAGGTTGgcttgaagaatgaaagagttaaacgAGGCTATGCTTTGAAGATCAATGGATTCACGAAGCCGTTCATTAGTAGAACAAACCGAATTAAAGTCACCTAAGAAACATAATGGACCCGGCCACATTCTTGCTATGCTAGAAAGTTGTGACCAAACAAATTTCTTTTTGAGTTCTTGTTGAGGCGCATATACATTAACTATAAGAACAATTTGATTATTAGGGATGTACCTCAATATAGTGGCTATCCAATATTTTCAAATCCAATGTTGGATTAATGAGAAAAAGTCGACTCGCCATATTGATAACATCCCTCCCGACCTCCCATTTGCTTCCGCTTGAATTGACCTGAAAGCGAAGTGTTTCCATATCTCGTTGAGAATAGGTTGTGAAACCACTTTGACCATTGTTTCTTGAATGGCTAAGAATTGAAGTTGAAAACGATTGACTAAAGACCCGGCCATTCGACCTCTTGACTTGGTACCGAGGCCCCGGGTATTCCACGAGGCAAGCCTCATGGTTTATTGTGAGTTGGAGTATCGTCGTCGGCCATGCTTTGCATAAAAACTCCAAAATTGGCCATTTCTTCTTTGTGAGTGAGTTTCTTGTCTTGATAGAATCCTTCTTTTAAGTTTGATTCATTGTGGATGGCGTGATTGATTTCGCTAGCGGTATCGAACATGCTGGACAGATTTGGGACATCATCAGTCCAATTAGCTGCTTTATCCTTTGGTTTTTTCACTGTCTTATCTTCGTTAACCGGAGTGAAAGATAGGTTACCATCATTTAAAGGAGGACAACATGCTTTGATTTTGTCACAAGAATCTTTGCAATTGTTGTCACATTGATCAAGGGTATCCTTCTTAAAAGGGCTGGAAGAATTGAATTTAGCAAGGAAAGAGCCATCGTTATTGAACAGAGGGTTAGAATGGGAAGAGTTTTTTGGTGAAGTTTGGGGAAGGGTAGGATAGTCATTTAAGTTTAGTTTAAAGGGTGAAGATTGATTAGGAGCCGAAAGTGATTTGTCATGTGTATCCGACATATCAAGTACTTGCACCATGCCTTTTGTCTTGAACAGTGAGCACTTGATTTCTTTTTCTGATTTTTTCAAATTGGTCCATTTGAAATTTAAATGCTTTAGAGGTTTTGTCCATTGAGTAATGGACTTCATTCGGTGCAGGTGCGTCTTTGGGTGGGTTTGACTTTTTTGGGGTTTGAAACTTTGAGTCATCATCGATAACAACAACTTCGCCCTCCTCCGGTGGGTTTTCTGTTGCCGGAGGATTAGGTTCCGGTACCGGAATTGCATTTTGAGCAGAGTTTTTTTGATCGATAAAGATCTTGTAGGATTCAGACAACGCTTCATTGTACTCTTGAATGATGCTATCGGGAACGATTTCGATCAAATCATCTTCAAAAACCTCTTCAACCCAAAGTTTACAATTGTCAACATTAGCTACATTGGCTTGTAGGTATTGATTAATGGTGCCCGGATCGTTAGTTTCAATAAGAGCGTGCATAACGTCGGGGTGTTTGAGATTGTGGGACAAGGAATCGATGTGTAATACTCTACCAAAAGTACTAGCTGCAACGATTGTGCAGTTCGAAGAACAACAATTGAATGGTATCCCTTTGATTGCTAGTTTGGTGATCCTAGTAAATTTATTTTTGTTGTTGATCATGGGGATAACATCTATGAATTCCGATTCATTAAGAGTAGGACCCATAGTCATCCTATTATAGCTTTCTTCATCACTACATTGAATAATATAGCCATAGGATCCCCAGGCTGAGATGGCCTTGATTGCAATGAACCTACTTTTAAGCCATTTAAACAGTTTCAAAACTTTAATGGGTGTTTTGTCGACGACTAGTGCAGTGAGATTTAAAGAATCGTTAATTTCATGATTAATGGAAAGATTAACCACAGGATGGGTTGGGTTTGAAGGGATCGTGGAAGGAGCAGAGATGGAATCATTTGAAAAGGGTGCAATTTTTGGATTTAATTCTTTTTTGGCATAGCCTATGAAGATTGTTCTACCATTGAGAAACTTACCATTCATCTCTTGCATGACTTTAGTAGCTTGAGCTTCTTTTTCAAATTTAACGAACGCAAAAGACCTATCTTGCTTCCATGACATGCCATTAATTGTACCGAAGCCCTTTAATACATTATTGATGATGGTTGGAGTTGTGAATCTTGATAAACCTTCCAAAAAAAGTGTGGATTTTTTGGGGTATAAGGGAGTGTTTTTGGATTGATGAACTGATCTTCTTTGTTTGTGATTTGTATAAGGAAACTGTGTATTGATTGGGATTGAATTTGGGAAGGTGGGTTGGAATTTTTGATTTGGAGGTGGGTTTGAATTTGGgggaaattgagagagtttgggagtcaTCGTGTGATtcaattattactaataataatgttatagaaAATATAAACAAGTCTAATTATAATTGCATTAAGTATTTACACAATTCACAATAATTTGTACGTTTGGCAGGTGTAATAAAAGCAATGTACAATCGATCTTATTTTTAAGCTTTGAGATAACACGAAAGTATAATCGCTCTCAAAGTCTAAATATTCGATTTTCCAacaaaatcatgaatttaataagaaaATAAGATAAATGTAAAAAAATATTTCTTTAAAGCTAACATAGTACCGAGATCTTTTTCTTTATCATTATCCAAATCAGGTGCATCCAAGTCTTCTAAACCTATCACGAGTCTTCGTACTCTAACAAATTAACGTGTCAGAGTATGTTAATCCTTTGGGAGTATATTTTTCTTTGTTGTTAGAGTCTGATATGTTTCAAACTCAACTTCTCATACTCAGAATAAATCTTTTATATATGACTTAGTCTGCGTTTAATTATCTTTTAATTGAATGGTTAGCGTTGGATGCTAAATCATCCAACATTCAAcatgtttgtttctaacaactaaATGACATTCGATGCTGAATCATTCAAAGTTGAAATACTTTATTAACCATTAGACaactaaattttatgtaatattatctTTAAATTATTATACGCAGAACACTTACTTAAAAATTATGatgttttattattaatgaaaaatgttAGTAAGATAATTTTACATCACTCACATTGTTCATTTTAAATGATTATCGAACAAGTTATTGTCATTCGGAACCAACTTCATTTAGAGCATTTGAATCATTTAGATTATGtttaatcattcagttttatcaaacgtacAATTAGATTACTTTTTACTCATAAGATTTATAAGCACAGTTTGACTTGTCTTCCAAACTTGACTTCTCTTCCAATTTTAACTTAATCTCCAATCTATTTCTATCTTATTTCCTTTTTTGTTCCAATGCTTCATCATTTAGAAGAAATAAATAAGGTAAAAAAAtttctacgacttgttcaccaagtcatacCCGAATTCTTGTTCTTTAGGCTGTGTTTCAGAGTTTTGTTTTGGATGAAAAAGAAAGGAAGCCGGAAGAACTTGAAAAAAATATGGCGTTCCAGAGTTTTGGTAGAAAAGAAAGGAAAGGAAATGGATTGATGATTTTGCCTAAATTTCTTTCCAATATTTTTTTTCCAAATTGAAAGGATACCACTTCCATCCCTTTTATTTATTCCTCTTCATTTATAAACTTTGGAACAGCCTTTCAACAAAAAGGGGAGGAGGTAACTCTACATATGTTTATAGATGAAGGACGAAAATGTAACTAACACGTCCAGATATTTTCCTTCCACGTTTCAGCCTTCGTCATCATCACGCATTTCTAAATTTATGTTTCATTCCACGAGACAAACCGATTAATCCTTCCCGTAATTAATCATATGTTCGCTGATAATGAAATTCGAtttatattatttttctattttctaaTTAATGAAAGCTCGCAGATTAACGGTACGAAATCACATAATTTATATGCGTTAATTTGATAATTTACTATGAACGACAACGAAAATATGCTTACAGATTTGAAACGTAGAAATAGTAAATATTAAGTATGATAAAGTGTTTTAATTTTTCTTATATCAAATATCTTTAAATATTAGattaatctatatttatatttatgtaatttGCAGGCGATTTAACGTATCGATCAAAGATCGTTGGCTTACATAATCAGGTACGCGATATAGTGTGTTGATTTTGGAATATATTTTAGTACTACGTATAAGTGTAGAAAAAattgtttataaatttttaatttgaatTGTTGTTGTATTTGCTGATTTTTTTACAAactgattattgtagttgttataATCTTGTTAAGCAGCCTGCGATTGCATGTATAACAAATTTTTTTGTTCCAAAGTGTAGACTAATGGTCTGATTAGATTCTATTAACATTCTAATAATTTATTTTCACTTTTTTTATTCTTATACTAATAGAAGACTTGGATAAAGTCTATGATTGTGTACCAATAGGGTTGATTTGGAAGACTTAATGCTAGAGGTGTACGAGTAGATATATTAAAGCTATTAAGGATATATACGAAGGTGGGTAGTCTTGAGTACGGTTCTCTGTGGGAAACAGAGTTTTTTTCCAATAGAAGTAGGTATACATCAGGGATCTGCACTTGGCCCTTTTCTTTTCGCCTTGATCCTTGAAGAGCCCTCTCATGAGATTCGGGGGAGCATCTTATGGTGcttgatttttgccgatgatattgttTTAGTAGCGGAAACCAAAGTAGAGCTAAATAAAAGACTAACAATAGAGGGAGGCTTTGAACGAAATGGTTTAAGGATCAGTAGACAAAAAACCGAATACCTTAAGTGTGCCGTCGATAGTAACGAAGACGAACACAATGATGGGCAAATATTTACATTGATGACCAGATCCTACACCCGCAAGTTTCCTTAAATTACCTAGGTTCGGTACTCTATAGATCGGGAAGAATTGATGAGGACGTGACTCACTGTATAAAGTTtggatggttgaagtggagagcaACGACTAGGGTCTTGTGCGACAAGAAAATACCTCTTAAGCTGAAGGgtaaattcttcaaggtggcactTAGACATGCCATGTTGTATGGATCAGAGTGTTGACCAATGACGAAAGCTTAAGAAAAGAAGATGGAGGTTGCTGAAATCAGGATGCTTAGTTGGACATGTGGTAAAACCATGCTAAAGGCCTTTAGGGAGAAACTAGAAGTTGGGAACATCATCGACAAGCTAATAAAAAAAGCGACTTACATGGTTTGAGCATGTAATGAGGCGCTTACTTGTTGCAGCCGTAAGGAGAGTAGTGGCCCTCACGGTCATTGGTgttaggagaaggggtagacctaggtGGAGGATAGACTGGAGATTAACATGAGAGAGCTTTTAttaaccgaggacatgacttctgatagaaaTGTGTTGATATCTAGAATTAGATCAGATGAGTACGATTCTTTGTAGTTTGTTTCTATAGTATAATATgtggaggactagaattagaaAAGACGAGTAGGCTTTtttggcatatatatatatacatatatatatatatatatatatatatatatatatatatatatatatatatatatatatatatatatacacacacacatttatgCACATCTCTTTTTTTATCTAGAGTTATACTTTTGCTTTAAATTATGTATTGGTCATTGACAATTCTAGTAGACTTATTATCTACCTATAAATTGTTACTTACTATATTGACCTACTGATATACGCTTACGCTTACGCTTAtccttatttattatatttatatttttgatgTTACTAGATACGTGTTTCTACTTCCATTCGGTATTATTAGGTATCTACAACAACAAAACACAATCCCGCTTATGTAAGGTATGTGGGTGAGATGTAGGCAATCCTTTCTCTACTATTTTAGTAGAGAAGTCGTTTCTCTACCTACGTGTAGAGAAAGATTTCTATTATCTACCTTCTTTCTTTCTTATGGTTGACTCATTGTTAATTAGTTATCCCTTCATGTTAcctatattatatctatatttatatttatcctaCATTTATATATGTTTCTTGCTATCTATTATCATATTTCGAGGCTCACACAACATCTTTCAAGTATGTATTGATCCTTTTTCATCAAGTGTTTCTTTTATGTCATACTGGCCGGAGGTCCTTCTAGAAGTAGTCTCTCTGTTCTCGAGTAGAAGGAGGGATGATCTTTTCTAACCGCGGGTGGAGAACGGTTTCTCTTCCCGAAGGTGCATAAATGACTTCCCTTTTATTTAAGGGTAGAGGAAAGATTGTCTACTCTTTACCTCTCCCATATCCCGCTCTTGTAGGATTAGGTATTGTTATTGTTGTAGTTATTAGTTATACATGTTCAATCGAAAGTTTGGGGTATATACAAATATGGTGATTTTCTACTAAGCAATACTTGTATTCATTTATATGGATATGACATGTTTCAAAttttaccattagtattattactttGGGTTGACTATTAGATTCAAGATTCTAAGTCTAGAGTATATTGAAAAAAATTGGTAAGTTTAGTGTTCCAATAATGGATAAACGCTATAAAGAAGGAATATGAGCAATTAGGTATAATTTTTGCTTTGAGACTTTATTCTAGTATAAAGTTTAGTTTCAAGGGTAAGAAAACGAGCTTTCAAAATCATACCAATTTTTGCGTTCATTggttacaacaacaacaaaacccaataccacatgagtggtgtattggGGAagttgagatgtagacaatccttcccctatccgagtataaaaacaagtcatttctccacccagagtgaaacactctcaaaagtagagaaagtcatccctctctctatttgacggataaagagattgcttccgagtggacctccggccaataagtaggaattttTTTAAGAAAttgtaaaataaaattgagacgccatgaaaatggtagaatcaaatttccatgggttttaaatccttcctggaattcaatttaggctctaaaccgCAGTCAaaacgccaataaatcgacgcttactGTTGACTCAAAAATAGAGCCGATTTGCGTTCATTGGTTGTTGATTGTAATAAAGTTGCTTTCTTTCATGTGAAATTGGTATGATATTAAATGTCCGGTACCTTTGGTGTTGAGGAAGGTGGTGCTGTTGGACAAACTTGAAGTTGAAATTAGCGAAAAGCGGGTAATATTGTTGGGAATGTTTTCTTTATTGATGAACAATTAATTGCAATGGGGAGTTTTTGCACTAAGTTATTGAGTACAAAACCTATCCCGGAGTGTTAAGGAATGTGAAGTTTGGATAGTGATGACAGTTCTAGAAATTTCTAAGGTTTTTTCTGTTCGGGTTACGCGAGAGGGCGAGTAATCCAACCTAATACTCTACTATACGCAACCCATCAAGAATACTCCGTggttgtttccaacccttccctgccCACCCCAAGATTCGAACCTAAGACTTCTTGCACTGATGTCAGGGCCCCCAACCACAGGGCGCCAACCTAGACCTCTGCAAGGGTGTCACATTAGGTAGTGATGCAAGGCAATGACATATGAAGAGAAGGATAAACAACCAATTTGGGGTGACAGGTGACATTTTTAAGCAATGACAACTCATCAAAATAATTTATAAGTTGGGATGGACCGATCGAACACGATCACCAGACGTATGAAAGCACAGAGGAGTAAGAATCATGTACCATGAAAAAAGGTAAAGGGTAAAACCGATCCTCTGGCAGCGCTACACCGATCGATCTCACGGCCAAATATGAGAGCAATATCACGTAACCCATACTTAGAGGGACATGAGGCTGGGATTGAACCCATGACCACCGCTTTATGCCCCCAACCATTAGGCTACCATCACGGGGACATCATGTACCGTGAATGAGGCTTCATATGGGGAATGAGAACCATGAGTTGAAATAATTAGGGAAAATGTGCAATTTTCATTGTATCTGCCAAATACAGTTTGGTGGCTTTTATTGGAATAGGCATAAACA
This genomic window from Rutidosis leptorrhynchoides isolate AG116_Rl617_1_P2 chromosome 2, CSIRO_AGI_Rlap_v1, whole genome shotgun sequence contains:
- the LOC139889712 gene encoding uncharacterized protein, producing MLAALHLNESVPDQVVWSTAADGLYTVSDAIRILMQSNNTVSPTWPKVIWGNNVPSKIMIFHWLAILNSIPVREILINRHILPSTHSRLCVWCLNEPETVNHLLLHYKWSSNIWNDLFRWWNIRWVIPGSLEAFSFDWFFGMGINASKFWKLIGPATIWAIWMARNDYIFNGKFICRSVLVQNIRLKVFLWATNLKFCHGLHSYVWEQNPFLLCY